In one window of Pseudoalteromonas espejiana DSM 9414 DNA:
- a CDS encoding Trm112 family protein, which produces MAFDTKLLEIIACPVCKGKLRFDKENAELISTAAKLAYPVRDDIPVLLENEARELSQDEVDKWNS; this is translated from the coding sequence ATGGCCTTTGATACAAAATTACTAGAAATAATTGCTTGTCCTGTGTGTAAAGGAAAGCTTCGTTTTGATAAAGAAAATGCAGAGTTAATCAGCACAGCAGCAAAGCTTGCGTACCCTGTACGTGACGATATTCCTGTACTGCTTGAAAATGAAGCCCGTGAGCTTAGCCAAGATGAGGTTGATAAGTGGAATTCGTAG